A region from the Brassica napus cultivar Da-Ae chromosome C8, Da-Ae, whole genome shotgun sequence genome encodes:
- the LOC106355206 gene encoding neurofilament medium polypeptide-like: MEMRLTSLESKGNENMNRGDYMDFEPWERMNCDREEEKAREEEKEVVEEKEAEKSVVEEEQADKDVVEDEEHAQGAVGEEEQDKTDEEADKTEQEVVLEDEKTGKEGKKTEAEAVEEGENSEEAEKTKHKNVKIEEDTEEEEKVEEEEVKKVVENKASEEKTVGINEEKTDGINEEKRDMTKEEARLGIYLRCKKKMMIFDKPRKVTTKKRTKLSKTYTDGTPKKWDIQRKSNATMSACTPREKRKCEKSQWLQSSLTEGKTDDIDGQKKKRKTNA; encoded by the exons ATGGAAATGCGATTAACTTCTCTTGAATCTAAGGGGAATGAAAATATGAATCGTGGTGACTACATGGACTTTGAGCCATGGGAGCGAATGAATTGtgatagagaagaagagaaagcaaGAGAGGAAGAAAAGGAAGTTGTGGAAGAAAAAGAAGCAGAAAAATCAGTGGTTGAAGAGGAACAAGCTGATAAAGATGTTGTTGAAGATGAGGAGCATGCTCAAGGAGCTGTGGGAGAAGAGGAACAA GACAAAACTGATGAAGAAGCTGACAAAACAGAGCAAGAAGTTGTGTTAGAAGACGAAAAAACTGGGAAAGAAGGTAAGAAAACAGAGGCAGAAGCTGTAGAAGAAGGGGAAAACTCTGAAGAAGCTGAGAAAACCAAGCATAAAAATGTGAAGATAGAGGAAGACACT gaagaagaggaaaaagttgaggaagaagaagttaagAAAGTTGTTGAAAAT AAGGCCAGTGAGGAGAAGACAGTTGGAATCAATGAGGAGAAGACAGATGGGATAAATGAGGAGAAGAGGGATATGACCAAGGAAGAAGCGAGGCTTGGGATCTACCTTAGGTGcaagaagaaaatgatgatttttGACAAACCGAGAAAGGTTACAACTAAGAAGAGGACCAAACTGAGTAAGACATATACTGATGGTACACCTAAGAAGTGGGACATACAAAGGAAGAGTAATGCTACTATGAGTGCTTGTACACCAAGGGAGAAGAGGAAATGTGAAAAATCACAGTGGCTGCAGAGTTCTCTCACGGAGGGGAAGACCGATGACATTGACGGGCAGAAGAAGAAGCGTAAAACAAATGCTTAG